The following are from one region of the Osmerus mordax isolate fOsmMor3 chromosome 1, fOsmMor3.pri, whole genome shotgun sequence genome:
- the LOC136942822 gene encoding gastrula zinc finger protein XlCGF57.1-like — protein MSKLDVFRDFITQRLTTAALEIFAAAEKSFAEFEEEISRSKDESARLQRLLDIITQPEIILHRTDVQQFSLPEHPQIKEEQELWTSQEEEQLQGLQSETTHSVFTSTSVKHDWDQEGFSECSHLDRTVKVENREGDSLPTNTTEEQIKAEPHVQDYAAPELDSDSQPLSVEVPDCPTVQSLEEEEHGVLLLLNRTQNNEALPREHMPQRRHTGDTIHQCQQCNKTFSGKSALVFHMRTHTVNISYQCQQCNKRFAESGSLLKHMRTHTGEKPFQCQECNKLFARRYTLVEHMRTHTGEKSYQCQQCNKRFSKSCNLVKHMRTHTGEKPYQCQECGKCFVKSDSLIKHTRIHTGEKPFQCQECNKLFARRYTLVEHMKTHTGEKPYKCQECCQLFAHRSSLLIHMRTHTGDKPYPCQECNKLFALKSNLVVHMRIHTGEKPYQCKECSKFFARSSSLYNHTRTHRRETASVTTI, from the exons ATGTCTAAACTAGATGTGTTCAGGGATTTTATCACTCAGCGATTAACAACGGCAGCTTTGGAGATATTCGCGGCCGCTGAAAAATCGTTTGCCGAGTTCGAAGAGGAGATTTCTCGTTCTAAGGATGAGAGCGCAAGACTGCAACGGTTGTTGGACATTATTACTCAGCCTGAAATCATACTTCACCGAACAG ATGTGCAGCAGTTCTCTCTCCCTGAGCACCCACAaattaaagaggaacaggagctgtggaccagtcaggaggaagagcagctccaaggactgcagtctgaaactACACACTCCGTTTTCACTTCTACCAGTGTGAAACATGACTGGGATCAGGAAGGCTTTTCTGAATGTTCACATCTTGACCGAACTGTTAAagtggagaacagagaaggagactctCTACCCACCAACACAACTGAGGAGCAAATCAAAGCAGAGCCTCATGTACAAGACTATGCAGCACCAGAACTGGACAGtgactctcagcccctctctgttgAAGTTCCAGACTGTCCTACAGTTcagagtttggaggaggaggaacatggagTGCTGCTTCTTCTgaacagaacacaaaacaatgaGGCTCTGCCAAGGGAACATATGCCACAGAGACGTCACACAGGAGATACAATacatcagtgtcaacaatgtaacaaaactTTTAGTGGAAAAAGTGCTTTGGTTTTtcatatgaggacacacacagtaaatataTCTTAtcaatgtcaacaatgtaacaaacgatTTGCTGAAAGTGGTTCTCTGTTgaaacacatgaggacacacacaggagagaaaccctttcaatgtcaggaatgtaacaAACTATTTGCTAGAAGATATACTCTGGTtgaacacatgaggacacacacaggagagaaatcttatcaatgtcaacaatgtaacaaacggtTTAGTAAGAGTTGTAATCTGGTTAAgcacatgagaacacacacaggagaaaaaccaTATCAATGTCAGGAGTGTGGCAAATGCTTTGTTAAAAGTGATTCTCTGATAAAACACACAAggatacacacaggagagaaaccttttcaatgtcaggaatgtaacaAACTATTTGCTAGAAGATATACTCTGGTTGaacacatgaagacacacacaggagagaaaccatataAATGTCAGGAGTGTTGCCAACTCTTTGCTCATAGAAGTTCTCTGTTAAtacacatgagaacacacacaggagacaaacCATATCCGTGTCAGGAATGTAACAAACTGTTTGCTCTGAAGAGCAATCTGGTTGTGCACATGAggatacacacaggagagaaaccttatcaATGTAAGGAGTGCAGCAAATTCTTTGCTCGAAGTAGTTCTCTGTATAatcacacaaggacacacaggagagaaaccgcATCAGTAACAACAATTTAA